The following proteins come from a genomic window of Brevibacillus antibioticus:
- the mutS gene encoding DNA mismatch repair protein MutS codes for MAQYTPMIQQYLAIKKDYPDTFLFFRLGDFYELFFDDATLASRELEITLTGREGGGSERIPMCGVPHHAADGYIAELLKKGHKVAVCEQVEDPKEAKGVVRREVTRVITPGTMMEGKWLTDKENNYMAALAQVEGRTGVAACDMSTGELYVTSLVGQAEAVLDEALQYRPKELVFFGLTVLPKTALPSTIVDAHQLDALAVDSQYGEQAKGLDMSMRAAVNALLFYIGTTQKRSLAHMRLLKQYDAKQYLQMDGFSRRNLELTETIRDKTKKGSLLWLLDRTQTAMGGRLLRRWIERPLLSRDQLEARLSAVEALKGDMLLRSDLRTCLDRVYDLERLAGRISYGNANARDLIQLRMSLEAVPELKQYMSQTNTPVLMELAQGMDECTDIVNYLAHALVDDPPISVREGGMIRTGYDEYLDKLHTASREGKTWIAQLEQGEREATGIRSLKVGFNKVFGYYIEISKSNIANVPAGRYERKQTLANAERYITPELKEREALILEAEEKMIELEYQLFVAVRSEVAKHIPRLQNLAERIASVDVLQAFATVSDERGFIRPELVESGEYVITEGRHPVVEAVLEREKYVANDVEMDQTNRQVLLITGPNMAGKSTYMRQIALITVMAQIGCFVPAKQAKLSIVDQIFTRIGAADDLVGGHSTFMVEMLETRHALQKATAKSLILLDEIGRGTSTYDGMALAQAVIEYICQKIGAKTLFSTHYHELTGLAETLSGVVNVNARCEEREGKLLFLHKIEEGRADKSYGIHVAELAEMPTWVIERARSILTGLEANGSAGNGNAASDVQMSLESVWTAPVAAVREEPIQFASAEEDAIMAELRELDLNSTTPMDAMMKLYAWKQQLKKR; via the coding sequence GACGCCACTCTTGCGTCCCGTGAGCTGGAAATTACACTGACGGGACGTGAGGGTGGTGGTTCTGAGCGCATACCCATGTGTGGTGTTCCACATCATGCGGCAGATGGCTATATTGCAGAGCTACTAAAAAAGGGACATAAAGTAGCCGTTTGTGAGCAAGTTGAAGATCCAAAAGAAGCCAAAGGGGTCGTTCGGCGGGAAGTGACACGCGTCATTACTCCGGGAACGATGATGGAAGGCAAATGGCTGACGGATAAGGAGAACAATTACATGGCAGCGTTGGCCCAAGTAGAAGGGCGAACGGGTGTTGCTGCTTGTGATATGAGTACAGGCGAGTTGTACGTTACCTCTTTAGTGGGACAGGCAGAGGCTGTTCTGGATGAAGCCTTGCAATATCGCCCTAAGGAGCTCGTCTTTTTTGGCCTCACTGTTTTGCCGAAGACAGCACTGCCATCTACTATCGTGGATGCACACCAACTGGACGCACTTGCGGTGGATAGTCAATACGGGGAGCAGGCAAAAGGGCTGGACATGTCCATGCGGGCGGCTGTAAATGCTCTCTTGTTCTATATAGGGACAACGCAAAAACGTAGCCTTGCCCATATGCGTCTGTTAAAGCAGTACGATGCAAAGCAGTATCTGCAAATGGACGGATTTTCCAGACGAAATTTGGAATTGACAGAGACCATTCGCGATAAGACGAAAAAAGGCTCTTTGTTGTGGCTGTTGGATCGAACTCAAACGGCAATGGGTGGTCGTCTTTTGCGCAGATGGATTGAGCGTCCATTGCTCAGCCGCGATCAGTTGGAGGCACGTCTGAGCGCTGTGGAAGCCTTGAAGGGTGACATGCTGCTTCGATCCGATTTGCGGACTTGCCTGGACCGTGTCTATGATTTGGAGCGTCTCGCGGGTCGTATTTCCTACGGGAATGCGAACGCTCGCGACCTCATTCAACTGCGGATGTCCTTGGAAGCTGTTCCAGAGCTGAAGCAATATATGAGCCAAACGAATACGCCGGTATTGATGGAACTGGCACAAGGGATGGATGAGTGTACGGATATCGTCAACTATTTGGCTCATGCACTCGTGGATGATCCCCCGATATCGGTTCGTGAAGGCGGAATGATTCGGACAGGATACGATGAGTACCTGGACAAGCTCCATACGGCAAGTCGCGAAGGGAAGACGTGGATAGCCCAACTGGAGCAGGGAGAACGGGAAGCAACAGGGATTCGTTCACTTAAAGTTGGCTTTAATAAAGTGTTCGGCTATTACATCGAAATATCGAAATCCAACATCGCCAATGTCCCGGCTGGACGGTATGAGCGCAAGCAAACTTTGGCCAATGCAGAGCGATATATCACGCCAGAGTTGAAGGAACGCGAAGCGCTCATTCTGGAAGCGGAAGAAAAGATGATTGAGTTGGAATACCAACTGTTCGTGGCTGTAAGAAGTGAAGTCGCGAAGCATATACCAAGATTGCAGAATCTTGCAGAGCGCATTGCATCTGTGGACGTTCTCCAGGCGTTTGCTACGGTAAGTGACGAGCGCGGTTTTATCCGCCCTGAGCTTGTGGAAAGCGGCGAATACGTCATTACAGAAGGGCGTCATCCAGTAGTAGAAGCCGTTCTGGAGCGCGAAAAATATGTGGCTAATGACGTGGAGATGGATCAGACCAATCGTCAAGTTTTACTCATTACGGGTCCGAATATGGCGGGTAAGAGTACGTACATGAGACAGATTGCCTTGATCACAGTGATGGCACAAATCGGTTGCTTTGTTCCTGCTAAACAGGCCAAGCTGTCGATTGTCGATCAGATTTTTACTCGAATTGGGGCAGCCGATGACTTGGTAGGCGGGCACAGTACGTTTATGGTGGAAATGCTGGAGACGAGACACGCCCTGCAAAAAGCGACAGCGAAGAGCTTGATCCTGCTCGATGAAATTGGTCGCGGAACTTCGACGTACGATGGAATGGCGCTTGCACAGGCAGTCATTGAGTACATTTGCCAAAAAATTGGTGCCAAAACACTCTTCTCGACGCATTACCACGAGTTGACCGGGTTAGCGGAGACGTTGAGTGGTGTCGTGAACGTCAACGCTCGATGCGAAGAACGGGAAGGGAAGCTTTTGTTCCTTCACAAAATTGAAGAAGGACGAGCAGATAAAAGTTATGGAATTCATGTCGCAGAGCTGGCTGAAATGCCGACCTGGGTCATTGAGCGGGCGCGCAGTATCTTAACTGGGCTTGAAGCGAATGGAAGTGCAGGGAATGGAAATGCAGCGAGTGACGTGCAAATGTCGCTCGAATCGGTATGGACGGCACCAGTTGCTGCGGTGCGTGAAGAACCGATACAGTTTGCGTCGGCGGAGGAAGATGCGATTATGGCTGAACTGCGCGAGCTGGATTTGAATTCAACGACGCCAATGGACGCCATGATGAAACTGTACGCATGGAAACAGCAATTGAAAAAGCGATAG
- the mutL gene encoding DNA mismatch repair endonuclease MutL, which translates to MGSIQVLDEHLANMIAAGEVVERPASVVKELVENAIDASATTIEIHVEEGGLEMIRIVDNGKGMDREDCQLAFERHATSKISNARDLFRIRTLGFRGEALPSIAAVSRMELTSSTSSSEVGTHLLIEGGQLGTISDKAAVKGTEVCVRSLFFNTPARLKYMKSIATEVGHISDYVNRLALTHPSVSFLLTHNSKTLLQTSGDGKLLHVMAAIYGVQVAKLLLPIAGETLDYKWSGFLSKTEVTRANRSYLSTLVNGRYVRSYSINNAIMRGYHTLLPIGRYPIVALQIEMDPSLVDVNVHPAKLEARFSKEDELCSAIEQSVKETLRQGLGLVRPMATQQKAKVVTQVVQPQFDLQITKPDTPQSSLLAASPRLQEWMAKQETTSKQVDLVTPIAPSFENGTVKESAANYEKLEATKVEAIPQEIVQATLLDRTDTTEALQPYGAKIPAPTPVHSLNEISSEDNSAAAGTEQTPPLLDTNNANETDSPVPVMYPVGQVHGTYIVAQNDEGMYLIDQHAAQERIFYEYFMDKLAEEDISSQIMLFPHTVEYTAAEASKLERRLSLLQSFGLEIEAFGGRTFIVRAHPHWFPEGAELEVIEELIQFVLETGENAQANVVLMREKAAIMMSCKASIKANRFLKHAEMESLLNQLRNTSSPYTCPHGRPIVIHFTGYDLEKMFKRVM; encoded by the coding sequence ATGGGGAGCATTCAAGTGTTAGATGAGCATCTCGCCAATATGATTGCTGCAGGGGAAGTAGTGGAAAGACCGGCTTCGGTTGTCAAAGAGCTGGTCGAAAATGCAATTGATGCCAGTGCAACGACAATCGAGATCCACGTTGAAGAAGGCGGCCTGGAGATGATTCGGATCGTTGACAATGGGAAAGGGATGGATCGGGAAGATTGTCAGCTGGCTTTTGAGCGCCATGCTACCAGTAAAATCAGCAACGCTCGTGATTTGTTCCGCATTCGTACACTGGGCTTTCGTGGAGAGGCCCTGCCGAGTATTGCGGCAGTCTCGCGCATGGAGTTGACGAGCAGTACGTCTAGTAGTGAGGTTGGCACTCATCTCTTGATTGAAGGTGGGCAGCTCGGAACGATTTCCGATAAAGCCGCTGTAAAAGGGACGGAAGTTTGCGTACGCAGTTTGTTTTTCAACACACCTGCTCGTTTGAAATACATGAAGTCGATCGCCACGGAGGTCGGACATATTTCCGATTATGTGAATCGGCTTGCACTCACACATCCGTCGGTCTCCTTCCTGCTGACTCATAATAGCAAGACACTCTTGCAAACGTCTGGCGACGGAAAGCTGTTGCACGTCATGGCGGCTATCTACGGTGTGCAAGTAGCGAAGCTGTTGCTTCCAATTGCAGGGGAGACCCTCGACTATAAGTGGTCTGGTTTCCTTTCGAAGACGGAAGTGACAAGGGCGAATCGCTCTTACCTTTCGACACTGGTAAACGGTCGGTACGTGCGCAGCTATTCCATCAACAATGCGATTATGCGCGGTTATCATACATTGTTACCTATCGGCCGTTATCCGATTGTGGCTTTGCAGATCGAGATGGATCCGTCACTGGTCGATGTGAACGTACATCCCGCTAAACTAGAGGCGAGATTCAGTAAAGAAGATGAATTGTGCAGTGCAATAGAACAATCGGTAAAAGAAACATTGCGACAAGGCTTGGGGCTTGTCAGACCCATGGCTACGCAACAAAAAGCGAAGGTCGTCACCCAGGTCGTTCAACCGCAGTTTGACCTGCAAATCACCAAGCCTGATACTCCGCAATCGTCGTTATTAGCTGCGAGTCCCCGACTCCAGGAATGGATGGCCAAGCAGGAAACGACAAGCAAGCAAGTGGATCTAGTGACGCCTATCGCTCCATCTTTTGAGAACGGCACGGTGAAGGAGTCTGCAGCCAACTATGAAAAGCTGGAGGCTACAAAAGTAGAGGCTATCCCACAAGAAATCGTGCAGGCGACTTTGTTAGATCGAACGGACACGACGGAAGCTCTCCAACCTTACGGGGCTAAGATTCCAGCACCAACTCCTGTGCATTCATTAAATGAAATCAGCAGCGAGGACAATTCAGCCGCAGCAGGTACCGAACAAACACCGCCACTCCTGGACACCAACAATGCCAATGAAACGGATTCGCCTGTTCCCGTTATGTACCCAGTTGGTCAAGTCCATGGCACCTACATCGTCGCGCAAAATGACGAAGGCATGTATTTAATTGATCAACATGCCGCGCAGGAGCGGATTTTTTACGAGTATTTCATGGACAAGCTTGCGGAAGAGGACATTTCCAGCCAGATCATGCTGTTTCCTCATACAGTGGAATATACGGCTGCCGAGGCAAGCAAACTGGAGAGGCGATTGTCGCTTTTGCAATCGTTTGGTTTGGAAATCGAGGCGTTCGGTGGACGAACCTTTATCGTTCGGGCTCATCCACATTGGTTCCCAGAAGGAGCTGAGCTGGAGGTCATTGAGGAGCTCATTCAGTTTGTACTGGAAACGGGAGAAAACGCCCAAGCCAATGTCGTACTGATGCGCGAAAAAGCTGCCATCATGATGTCCTGCAAAGCATCGATTAAAGCGAATCGCTTCCTGAAGCATGCAGAGATGGAAAGCTTGCTAAACCAGCTGCGTAATACGAGCAGTCCGTATACGTGCCCACACGGCAGGCCGATTGTGATTCATTTTACTGGTTATGACTTGGAAAAAATGTTTAAGCGTGTGATGTAA
- a CDS encoding Arm DNA-binding domain-containing protein encodes MDIGPDPLTGKRRQKTVSGFKTKKEAEKSCAELITQIENGEYVNESKITFGEFILDWLHTVAKPTLRVTTQAGYRSAIHSRLIPAFGTYKMADIKPVQIMRYYSSLLDEKVSEEYVQYLHSILKNFLNGV; translated from the coding sequence ATCGATATTGGTCCAGATCCTTTAACGGGTAAAAGAAGACAAAAAACCGTAAGTGGCTTTAAGACGAAGAAAGAAGCTGAAAAATCGTGTGCAGAATTAATTACTCAAATCGAAAATGGAGAATATGTGAATGAGAGCAAAATTACATTTGGTGAATTTATCTTAGACTGGCTTCACACTGTTGCCAAGCCCACACTAAGAGTTACAACACAGGCTGGATATAGAAGTGCTATCCACTCAAGACTCATCCCGGCTTTCGGTACATATAAAATGGCTGATATCAAACCTGTACAAATCATGCGTTACTACTCGTCACTATTGGACGAAAAAGTTTCAGAAGAGTATGTACAATATCTTCATAGTATCCTAAAAAACTTTTTAAATGGGGTCTGA
- a CDS encoding DUF1871 family protein, with protein sequence MRKSSVVTHVPIIDRWDPIGLVSIDPEHDHYRFEINEIINLLQSNYSTPEELAKHVESIFIEYFDDEIYNRPFAEYLNVARILEIIKQFLQGIPYQKVVTIYLKKRLTVLQEHY encoded by the coding sequence ATGAGAAAATCCTCGGTCGTTACTCATGTGCCCATTATTGATCGATGGGACCCGATTGGGTTAGTTAGTATAGATCCCGAACACGATCATTACCGATTTGAAATAAATGAGATTATTAACCTTCTTCAATCTAACTACAGCACCCCTGAAGAGTTGGCCAAACATGTAGAAAGCATTTTCATCGAATACTTCGACGACGAAATTTATAATCGTCCGTTCGCTGAATATCTGAATGTCGCTCGCATTCTAGAAATAATAAAACAATTCTTGCAAGGTATACCTTATCAAAAAGTAGTTACGATTTACTTGAAAAAGAGGCTAACTGTTTTGCAAGAACACTATTAG
- a CDS encoding YesK family protein, with protein MQIFIYICLGVTLLFAIASILLRKIFPEKNGKYLGIGFAGLLIISIVIIIISFFVGGWSGMGYGVIGISIFIGTLLGGVLNIVTKHFFHR; from the coding sequence ATGCAAATCTTCATCTATATTTGCTTGGGAGTCACTTTACTATTTGCTATTGCATCCATACTATTAAGAAAAATTTTTCCAGAAAAGAATGGAAAGTACCTTGGTATAGGTTTTGCTGGATTACTTATAATAAGCATTGTAATTATAATCATCAGCTTTTTTGTTGGTGGTTGGAGTGGTATGGGATACGGAGTCATAGGTATCTCCATTTTCATAGGTACATTATTAGGTGGTGTTTTGAATATAGTGACAAAACACTTTTTCCATAGATGA
- a CDS encoding HNH endonuclease — protein sequence MSQTLYKSRRWKRKREAILRRDKYMCQESKRYGKTEPATTVHHIYPLEFYPELAFVDWNLISLSDKQHNAMHERVTHELTALGRAWQERVRDKFEAERRARSAQ from the coding sequence TTGAGCCAAACGTTATACAAGTCACGGCGTTGGAAGCGGAAGCGGGAAGCTATCTTACGAAGAGATAAATACATGTGTCAGGAGAGTAAGCGGTACGGTAAGACTGAACCAGCTACTACTGTGCATCATATTTACCCGTTGGAGTTTTACCCTGAACTAGCATTCGTAGACTGGAACCTTATTTCTCTCAGCGACAAGCAACACAACGCTATGCATGAGAGGGTGACTCACGAGCTAACAGCATTAGGACGAGCTTGGCAGGAAAGAGTGCGTGATAAGTTTGAGGCGGAACGGAGGGCTAGGAGTGCACAATAA
- a CDS encoding P27 family phage terminase small subunit encodes MAVAKVTKAAVKRTTIRDMKNLGTYKKEYDRIIEIYAELVEQHAILNERFLESDYKIEVSTTDGSTKKAPIVATLESLRKDILAYTDRLCLNPKTIDGIKIEKKKTSALAAALSGLE; translated from the coding sequence ATGGCGGTGGCTAAAGTGACGAAAGCGGCGGTGAAACGCACGACCATTCGTGATATGAAAAACTTGGGAACGTACAAAAAAGAATACGATCGGATCATCGAAATCTATGCCGAATTAGTAGAACAACATGCGATTCTAAACGAACGTTTCTTGGAAAGTGATTATAAAATCGAAGTTTCAACAACGGATGGGAGTACGAAAAAAGCGCCTATCGTCGCCACACTCGAATCCCTCCGAAAAGATATCCTGGCGTACACGGATCGCTTGTGCTTGAATCCGAAAACCATCGACGGAATCAAGATTGAGAAGAAAAAGACGTCCGCACTGGCTGCGGCGCTAAGTGGTCTTGAGTGA